Proteins from one Gossypium raimondii isolate GPD5lz chromosome 8, ASM2569854v1, whole genome shotgun sequence genomic window:
- the LOC105793636 gene encoding membrane-anchored ubiquitin-fold protein 6, translated as MANDEELIELKFRIYDGTDIAHNTYTSSMTVANLKQKIVAEWPREKTVTPKSINDLKLIHAGKVLENNKTLADFRITFDELPIGFIIMHVVVQLATTKKKTEKRKEDVQKLNSCGCVIL; from the exons ATGGCTAATGATGAGGAGCTTATTGAGCTTAAATTTCGCATTTATGATGGGACAGATATAGCACACAATACTTACACATCATCTATGACTGTTGCGAATCTTAAGCAAAAGATTGTTGCTGAGTGGCCTCGAG AGAAAACAGTCACACCAAAGTCAATAAATGATCTGAAACTTATACATGCTGGTAAAGTTCTGGAAAACAACAAAACACTCGCTGATTTCAGGATAACATTTGATGAACTTCCTATCGGTTTCATTATAATGCATGTGGTAGTGCAGCTAGctacaacaaaaaagaaaacag AAAAGAGAAAGGAGGATGTGCAAAAGCTGAATTCGTGCGGGTGTGTTATTCTTTAA